One window from the genome of Bacillus weihaiensis encodes:
- a CDS encoding Gfo/Idh/MocA family protein has translation MGKVRVGVIGCGSISQYRHLPEYAANKEVELVAVCDIVEERVKEVANKYGAKAYTDYKELIQSGEVDAVSVCTPNYLHAPISIEALNNGLHVLCEKPMATSQEEAEAMIEAAKKNDKKLMIAHNQRFVRSHQKARQLIENGEIGKIYSFRTAFGHPGPEGWSIDGKDSWFFEKEKAYIGAMGDLGVHKTDLLRYLLGEEIVEVGAFIETSAKEFADVDDTAVCALKTENGIIGTLAASWSYTAKEDNSTIIYGEKAILRLEDHPEYSLVVQYTNGEVVNYDLGKIQSNDEGGQNTTHVINNFVESVLTNTEPPINGEEGMKSLAVILAAIKSNETKTLAKVFE, from the coding sequence TTGGGTAAAGTAAGAGTTGGAGTTATCGGATGTGGAAGTATCTCACAGTATCGTCATCTTCCGGAGTATGCTGCTAATAAAGAGGTTGAATTAGTCGCGGTATGTGACATTGTGGAGGAACGTGTAAAGGAAGTAGCGAACAAGTATGGTGCGAAAGCTTATACAGACTACAAGGAGCTTATCCAAAGTGGTGAAGTGGATGCAGTAAGCGTGTGTACGCCAAACTACTTACATGCACCTATTTCAATTGAAGCGTTAAACAACGGTTTACATGTTTTATGTGAAAAGCCAATGGCAACTTCACAAGAAGAAGCTGAGGCAATGATCGAAGCGGCAAAGAAAAATGACAAAAAATTAATGATTGCTCATAATCAACGCTTTGTTCGCTCCCATCAAAAGGCACGTCAATTAATTGAAAATGGAGAGATCGGAAAAATCTATAGCTTCCGTACTGCATTCGGTCATCCAGGACCAGAAGGCTGGAGCATAGATGGAAAAGATAGCTGGTTCTTCGAAAAGGAAAAAGCTTATATCGGTGCAATGGGAGACTTAGGTGTTCATAAAACGGACTTATTACGTTACCTTCTTGGTGAGGAAATTGTAGAGGTAGGTGCATTTATCGAAACGTCAGCAAAAGAGTTTGCAGATGTTGATGATACGGCCGTATGTGCATTAAAAACCGAAAATGGAATCATTGGTACTCTAGCTGCAAGCTGGTCTTATACAGCAAAAGAGGATAATTCAACGATTATTTACGGAGAAAAAGCGATTCTACGCTTAGAGGATCATCCAGAGTATTCATTAGTAGTTCAATACACAAACGGTGAAGTGGTAAATTATGATCTTGGTAAAATTCAGTCTAATGATGAAGGCGGTCAAAATACAACTCACGTAATTAATAACTTTGTTGAATCTGTTTTAACTAACACAGAGCCACCAATCAATGGTGAAGAGGGTATGAAATCACTTGCTGTCATTCTTGCTGCGATCAAATCAAATGAAACGAAAACACTTGCAAAAGTATTTGAGTGA
- a CDS encoding YfhE family protein, whose protein sequence is MAVDRKKRDKSKSTLSSMQEVTYSREFKHADRAGGYISKNKH, encoded by the coding sequence ATGGCAGTTGATCGTAAAAAGCGAGATAAATCAAAAAGTACTCTTTCAAGCATGCAAGAGGTTACGTATTCAAGAGAATTCAAACATGCTGATCGTGCTGGTGGATACATAAGTAAGAATAAGCATTAA
- a CDS encoding DEAD/DEAH box helicase, whose product MSFLQELKPFLQENWSKAEFTDVTAIQEKAVLPILEGSDVIAGSPTGTGKTLAYVLPLLHQIDETKKNAQLVILAPSRELVMQIFDEIKKWSEGSSITSAAFIGGANIKRQLEKLKKSPQVIVGTPGRIQELIKLKKLKMHHVKAIVLDEGDQLLAAEHKNTVKDIVKSSLNERQVVLFTATLNVSTESKARDLMKKDPIIVKVDREDIPVGQVDHLYLVCEQREKALMLERLAKNVRMKALAFMKDIGNLDVLAEKLEYKDVDLHVLHSDTSKEEREAALKNLRNEAQGLLLTTDVAARGLDITGLTHVIHFDLPLNIDQYIHRSGRTGRQGASGTVLSIVTEREVRELKKLTKEDNIIVKKARLYRGELVIEE is encoded by the coding sequence ATGAGTTTTTTACAAGAATTAAAACCATTCCTACAGGAAAATTGGAGCAAGGCTGAATTTACTGATGTAACAGCCATACAAGAAAAAGCTGTGTTACCCATCTTGGAAGGGTCAGATGTAATTGCTGGATCTCCTACTGGAACAGGGAAAACACTTGCATACGTGTTACCATTGTTACACCAAATTGATGAAACGAAAAAAAATGCGCAGCTTGTTATTCTTGCTCCTTCAAGAGAGCTTGTGATGCAGATTTTTGACGAAATTAAGAAATGGTCAGAGGGAAGTAGCATAACAAGTGCAGCCTTTATTGGTGGTGCGAACATTAAGCGTCAATTAGAAAAATTGAAAAAGAGCCCACAGGTTATTGTTGGTACTCCTGGTCGAATTCAAGAGCTGATCAAACTAAAAAAACTAAAGATGCATCATGTAAAAGCAATCGTTCTGGATGAAGGAGATCAGCTATTAGCTGCGGAACATAAGAATACGGTGAAAGACATTGTGAAATCATCACTTAATGAACGTCAGGTTGTTTTATTTACTGCAACTTTAAATGTAAGTACAGAATCCAAAGCAAGAGACTTGATGAAAAAAGACCCAATTATTGTGAAAGTGGATAGAGAAGACATTCCTGTTGGACAAGTGGATCATCTTTATTTAGTCTGTGAGCAGAGAGAGAAGGCTCTCATGCTAGAAAGACTAGCTAAAAATGTGCGAATGAAGGCACTAGCTTTTATGAAGGACATTGGAAACTTAGATGTTCTTGCAGAAAAGCTTGAATATAAGGATGTCGATTTACATGTCCTACACAGTGATACGAGTAAAGAAGAAAGAGAAGCTGCATTAAAAAACCTTCGTAACGAAGCACAAGGATTGTTGTTAACAACGGATGTTGCAGCAAGAGGGTTAGACATTACAGGTCTTACCCACGTCATACATTTTGACTTACCGTTAAATATTGACCAATATATTCATCGCTCTGGTCGTACAGGAAGACAAGGTGCATCCGGCACAGTGCTTTCTATTGTAACGGAGAGAGAAGTAAGAGAATTGAAAAAGCTGACAAAAGAAGACAATATTATTGTCAAAAAAGCTCGTTTATATAGAGGCGAGCTTGTGATTGAAGAATAA
- a CDS encoding LacI family DNA-binding transcriptional regulator produces the protein MNQKITIRDVAKHAGVSPATVSYVLNGVNKVSDETKERVLFAIEELNYQPDFTAISLSKRKSKMLGVVMPLVGETLAPIFKENPYYSELLSGVEFACRTNGYDFVISGISKVDECKNWVMKRNLDSLLVLGKFPKKVFDEMKTLSIPLVFIDSFEDYANDYTNIRIDDELGGYLGTKHLIELGHKRICFVPNGQIDHEVDGQRYLGFKRALQEAAIPYQEDMVYIGPSNTFENGYNIGRELAKRTNLTAIFTSSDITALGIIKSLNDQELKVPQNMSIVGFDDLMISKYSSPSLTTIRQDVFKKGSLSAEMAIQAIENKETKKEQIMLPVELVVRSSTTSI, from the coding sequence ATGAATCAGAAGATCACAATTAGAGATGTGGCAAAGCACGCTGGTGTTTCTCCGGCAACAGTATCTTATGTACTGAATGGAGTAAACAAGGTTTCAGATGAAACAAAAGAAAGAGTGTTATTTGCGATTGAAGAGTTAAACTATCAGCCAGATTTTACGGCAATTAGTTTATCGAAACGAAAGTCAAAAATGCTTGGTGTGGTGATGCCATTAGTGGGAGAAACGCTTGCACCAATTTTTAAAGAAAACCCTTATTATAGTGAACTATTAAGTGGGGTAGAGTTTGCTTGTCGTACAAATGGATATGATTTCGTTATATCGGGAATTTCGAAGGTCGATGAATGCAAAAACTGGGTGATGAAGCGAAATCTTGATTCATTGCTGGTGTTAGGGAAATTCCCTAAGAAGGTTTTTGATGAAATGAAAACGTTATCGATTCCACTGGTTTTTATTGATTCCTTTGAAGATTATGCAAATGACTATACGAATATAAGAATTGATGATGAATTAGGTGGCTATTTAGGAACGAAACACCTTATTGAGCTTGGGCATAAAAGAATTTGCTTTGTTCCAAATGGTCAAATTGATCATGAAGTAGATGGGCAAAGGTATCTTGGCTTTAAACGAGCACTGCAAGAGGCAGCTATTCCTTATCAGGAGGATATGGTCTATATTGGTCCTTCAAATACGTTTGAGAATGGCTATAACATTGGACGTGAATTAGCGAAGAGAACCAATCTTACGGCTATTTTCACCTCATCTGATATCACGGCACTTGGGATAATTAAATCCTTGAATGATCAAGAATTGAAGGTTCCACAAAATATGTCAATCGTCGGGTTCGATGATTTAATGATTAGTAAATACTCCTCGCCAAGCTTAACGACAATTAGGCAGGATGTGTTCAAAAAAGGGTCGCTCTCAGCAGAGATGGCCATTCAAGCTATAGAAAATAAAGAAACGAAAAAAGAGCAAATCATGCTACCGGTTGAACTAGTGGTTAGAAGTTCAACAACCTCAATTTAA
- a CDS encoding ThuA domain-containing protein: MTRVTVWNENRHEKKNPVVSDIYPEGIHGAIAGFLKEENHEVRTATLDEENHGLSDEVLNNTDVLVWWGHLAHDEVQDEIVEKVQQRVLDGMGLIVLHSGHFSKIFKKLMGTSCDLKWREADEKERLWVVDPSHPIAEGVGEYIELEKEEMYGEHFDIPAPDELIFTSWFEGGEIFRSGCTFKRGNGKVFYFRPGHETYPTYHNEQIQRVIKNGVNYVAPVNRKRPVYGNAQPLETIAAK; this comes from the coding sequence ATGACAAGAGTAACAGTATGGAATGAAAATAGACATGAAAAGAAAAATCCAGTGGTGAGTGACATTTATCCAGAAGGTATCCACGGTGCAATTGCTGGATTTCTAAAAGAAGAAAATCACGAGGTTAGAACAGCAACGTTAGATGAAGAAAACCACGGACTTTCAGATGAAGTATTAAACAACACCGATGTATTAGTTTGGTGGGGACACCTTGCTCATGATGAGGTACAAGATGAGATTGTGGAAAAGGTTCAGCAGCGTGTACTAGATGGAATGGGATTAATTGTTCTACACTCGGGTCACTTTTCGAAAATTTTCAAAAAGCTAATGGGAACAAGCTGTGATTTGAAATGGCGTGAAGCTGATGAAAAAGAGCGTCTATGGGTTGTAGATCCAAGCCATCCGATTGCTGAGGGTGTTGGAGAATACATTGAGCTTGAGAAGGAAGAAATGTACGGAGAGCATTTTGATATTCCAGCTCCAGATGAGCTTATTTTCACTAGCTGGTTTGAAGGTGGAGAAATTTTCAGAAGTGGTTGTACGTTCAAGCGTGGAAACGGCAAAGTATTTTATTTCCGCCCAGGACATGAAACGTATCCAACTTACCATAACGAACAGATTCAGCGTGTTATTAAAAACGGTGTGAACTATGTAGCACCAGTTAATCGCAAGCGACCTGTTTATGGAAACGCTCAACCATTAGAGACGATTGCTGCCAAGTAA
- a CDS encoding Gfo/Idh/MocA family protein translates to MSKLRLGIIGVGGIATGRHIPSFQSLTEDCVITAVSDVNKERAEEVSRTYSVEHVFENYEEMFEHVDAVCICTPNKFHADITIAALEAGVHVLCEKPMALTGEECERMLDASKRNDKVLAIAYHYRFMKNAQAAKKMMEEVGTPLVTRVKALRRRKVPGWGVFTNKSLQGGGSLIDYGCHLLDLAIWLMGSPKFVTVNGSTYNVLSKTPNSVNQWGSFDHETFDVDDHVTAYVTFENGASLLLETSWAANILDDEEHVSISGSEGGLNVFPLELYTTKNGMLFNSQAAWIPGEDQVGIAQAKNFVDACLGRDEFIVKPEEALRVSQIIDQIYQSAER, encoded by the coding sequence ATGAGTAAACTACGACTTGGAATCATCGGAGTAGGTGGGATTGCAACAGGAAGGCATATTCCTTCCTTTCAAAGCCTAACAGAAGATTGTGTGATTACAGCAGTGAGTGATGTGAATAAAGAACGAGCAGAAGAGGTTTCAAGAACATATTCTGTTGAACATGTTTTTGAAAATTATGAAGAGATGTTTGAGCATGTAGATGCGGTTTGTATATGTACCCCTAATAAATTTCATGCTGACATTACGATTGCAGCACTTGAAGCAGGAGTCCATGTCTTATGTGAAAAGCCAATGGCACTAACAGGTGAAGAATGTGAAAGAATGCTTGATGCCTCAAAGCGTAACGATAAAGTCTTGGCGATTGCTTATCACTATCGTTTTATGAAAAACGCTCAAGCGGCGAAAAAAATGATGGAAGAGGTTGGCACACCTCTTGTAACAAGAGTAAAAGCATTGCGACGTAGGAAAGTTCCAGGCTGGGGTGTATTTACGAATAAATCCCTTCAAGGTGGCGGAAGCTTGATTGATTATGGCTGTCATTTACTAGACTTAGCGATTTGGTTAATGGGAAGCCCGAAATTCGTGACTGTGAACGGAAGTACGTACAATGTCCTAAGTAAAACGCCTAATAGTGTCAATCAATGGGGTTCCTTTGATCATGAAACCTTCGATGTAGACGATCATGTAACGGCCTATGTAACGTTTGAAAACGGTGCGTCGTTATTGTTAGAAACATCATGGGCGGCAAATATTTTAGATGATGAAGAGCATGTTAGTATTTCAGGCTCAGAGGGTGGTCTGAATGTTTTTCCCCTAGAGCTTTACACAACGAAAAACGGAATGCTTTTTAATAGTCAAGCAGCTTGGATTCCTGGTGAAGATCAGGTAGGGATTGCACAGGCAAAGAATTTTGTAGATGCATGTCTTGGTCGCGATGAGTTTATTGTAAAACCAGAGGAAGCACTACGCGTATCACAAATTATTGATCAAATTTATCAATCTGCTGAAAGATAA
- a CDS encoding AAA family ATPase: protein MTQTGTLYFFCGKMGAGKSTKSKHLAKEKQAVLLSEDEWLSSLYPNQITSFEDYLTFSMQLKPLVKKHVQNILSVGTDVVMDYPANTLKLRKWFLHIASEVNAPHELIYLHLEDEQCLRQIAQRRKEQPERAAFDTEEMFHHLTQFFEPPKASEGLTIIEYRGED from the coding sequence TTGACTCAAACGGGAACTCTTTATTTTTTTTGCGGGAAAATGGGGGCGGGTAAATCAACGAAGTCAAAACACCTAGCTAAAGAAAAACAAGCGGTGCTATTGTCTGAGGATGAATGGCTTTCATCACTTTATCCTAATCAGATTACATCATTTGAAGATTACTTAACATTCTCTATGCAGCTCAAACCGTTGGTGAAGAAGCATGTTCAAAACATATTAAGCGTTGGTACGGATGTAGTGATGGATTATCCAGCTAACACTCTAAAGCTGCGTAAGTGGTTTTTACACATAGCATCAGAGGTAAATGCACCCCATGAACTTATTTATCTTCATTTAGAAGATGAACAATGCTTGCGTCAGATTGCACAAAGGCGAAAAGAGCAGCCTGAAAGAGCAGCATTCGATACGGAGGAGATGTTTCACCATCTTACTCAATTTTTTGAACCACCAAAAGCATCTGAGGGACTAACAATTATAGAATATAGAGGGGAAGATTAA
- a CDS encoding sugar phosphate isomerase/epimerase family protein: protein MKLGVFTVLFNDKSFEDMLDRVKASGLQAVEIGTGCYPGNAHCDLDELLENEEKRNEYRAKIEERGLTISAFSCHGNPISPDEAFAKESNETLLKTIKLASLLNVPVVNAFSGTAGDHEGAKYPNWPVTPWPNEYGDVLKWQWEEKLVPYWKEVGNYAKENNVKIGLELHGGFLVHTPYTMLKLREATCDAIGANLDPSHLWWQGIDPVAAIKILGKENAIHHFHAKDTYIDQDNVNMYGLTDMQPYGEVQTRAWTFRSVGCGHSLTEWNDMMSALRTYNYDYVVSIEHEDPIMSIDEGFERAVTNLKTVLINDKPSQMWWV from the coding sequence ATGAAATTAGGTGTATTCACTGTACTTTTTAATGATAAATCATTTGAAGATATGCTAGATCGTGTTAAGGCATCAGGCCTTCAGGCGGTTGAGATTGGAACAGGCTGTTATCCTGGAAATGCCCATTGTGATCTTGATGAGCTTTTAGAAAATGAAGAAAAGCGTAATGAATATAGAGCGAAAATTGAAGAACGCGGCTTAACCATTAGTGCGTTCAGCTGTCATGGAAACCCGATTTCTCCTGATGAGGCTTTTGCAAAGGAAAGCAATGAGACTTTGTTAAAAACGATTAAATTAGCTTCCTTATTGAATGTACCGGTTGTCAATGCTTTTTCAGGTACAGCTGGGGATCATGAGGGTGCGAAATACCCGAACTGGCCAGTTACTCCTTGGCCAAATGAGTACGGAGATGTTTTAAAGTGGCAGTGGGAAGAAAAGCTTGTACCTTATTGGAAAGAAGTTGGGAACTATGCGAAGGAGAACAATGTGAAAATTGGACTTGAGCTTCACGGCGGATTCCTAGTTCATACTCCGTACACAATGCTTAAGCTTCGTGAAGCAACTTGTGATGCCATTGGAGCAAATTTAGACCCAAGTCACCTTTGGTGGCAAGGAATTGATCCTGTCGCTGCGATTAAAATTTTAGGGAAAGAAAATGCAATCCATCATTTCCATGCGAAGGATACATATATTGACCAAGATAACGTCAATATGTATGGACTAACAGACATGCAGCCTTACGGAGAAGTACAAACGAGAGCTTGGACATTCCGTTCAGTTGGCTGTGGTCATAGCCTAACAGAGTGGAATGATATGATGAGTGCTCTTCGTACATACAATTATGATTACGTCGTGAGTATTGAGCACGAAGATCCAATCATGTCTATTGATGAAGGCTTTGAAAGAGCTGTTACGAACTTGAAAACTGTTTTAATCAATGATAAGCCATCGCAAATGTGGTGGGTGTAA
- a CDS encoding GNAT family N-acetyltransferase, which translates to MLKKRDIHDSHALYEHLVHPEVFPFVRHKANSFDEYLFLTKQTIEAEERGELISRTILDEWGSPIGTISLFDVQDNAGFLGTWLGKPYHGKGYNKLAKDAFFHELFYELDIETIFLRIRKQNVRSTKAAAKLPYVVNANETRASLLEQINNGEDIFNLFEITKDLYTFYTYQHSADMDEQHLKEA; encoded by the coding sequence ATGCTAAAAAAACGTGATATTCATGATAGTCATGCACTTTATGAACACTTGGTTCACCCTGAGGTCTTCCCTTTTGTGCGTCATAAGGCAAACTCATTCGACGAATATTTATTTTTAACAAAACAAACAATTGAAGCTGAAGAACGCGGTGAACTTATTTCACGTACCATTTTAGACGAATGGGGTTCTCCAATTGGAACGATCAGCTTGTTCGATGTTCAAGACAATGCTGGCTTTCTTGGAACATGGTTGGGCAAGCCCTATCACGGTAAGGGCTATAACAAGCTTGCAAAGGATGCCTTCTTCCATGAGCTATTCTACGAACTAGACATCGAAACCATCTTCCTTCGCATTCGTAAGCAAAATGTTCGTTCAACCAAAGCAGCTGCAAAGCTACCTTATGTAGTAAATGCAAATGAAACTAGAGCAAGCTTACTCGAACAAATTAACAACGGCGAAGACATCTTTAATCTCTTTGAAATCACAAAAGACTTATATACATTTTACACCTACCAGCATTCCGCGGATATGGATGAACAACATCTTAAAGAAGCTTAA
- a CDS encoding peptidoglycan-binding domain-containing protein, producing the protein MFINDVTEALEDFTNSSGNDNDSENTSSGSTPNTAPPRNTVVKGTSVSLPLGEGDSGPFVEDIQEQLIQAGYRLPRYGADGVFGEETENAVMRFQRNYQLLVDGLVGQNTLRKLQEVLQQRVSSPDFPLPTGILRVGDRGNSVRQLQRALKQINYNPGAIDGIYGPNTENAVRRFQSMFRALQNDGIYGPNTRKYIRMELDE; encoded by the coding sequence ATGTTTATAAACGATGTAACTGAAGCTTTAGAGGATTTTACTAATTCTTCAGGCAATGATAATGATAGTGAAAATACTTCATCAGGATCTACACCTAACACAGCTCCACCACGAAATACAGTAGTGAAAGGAACTTCTGTTTCATTACCACTTGGTGAAGGTGATTCGGGTCCTTTTGTTGAGGATATCCAAGAACAACTGATTCAAGCAGGATATCGTTTACCTCGTTATGGCGCTGATGGTGTTTTTGGTGAAGAAACAGAAAATGCGGTCATGAGATTTCAACGTAATTATCAATTACTAGTGGATGGATTAGTTGGGCAAAATACACTTAGAAAATTACAAGAAGTTCTTCAACAAAGAGTTTCATCACCCGACTTCCCTCTTCCAACTGGAATTTTGCGAGTAGGAGATCGAGGAAATTCTGTTAGGCAGCTACAACGTGCACTTAAGCAGATTAATTATAATCCAGGTGCAATCGATGGTATTTATGGTCCTAACACGGAAAATGCTGTACGAAGATTTCAATCCATGTTTAGAGCCTTACAAAATGATGGCATATACGGACCTAATACGAGAAAATATATTAGAATGGAATTAGACGAATAA
- a CDS encoding class I SAM-dependent rRNA methyltransferase yields the protein MKNKVKLQVKKNFEKSFQAGFPLISKDAIVNESALQKEGTLIELQDHRGQFLGKGYYGIQNKGRGWILSFDPNEEIDQELFTRRIEQALAKRTSFYEDPHTTAFRVFNGEGDGIGGFTLDHYDGYYVVSWYSEGIYQFKDYVIKALTSSVEVKGLYEKKRFDTKGMYIEDDDFVIGERASFPIIVKENGMNFATYLNDGAMVGVFLDQKDVRKTIRDNYAKDKHVLNTFSYTGAFSVAAALGGAKKTTSVDLANRSKPKTIEQFSVNGIDYEAQDIIVEDVFNYFKYAVRKKLSFDMVILDPPSFARSKKHTFSAAKDYPELLKQAIAITKKGGTIVASTNCSTFDMKKFKGFIDKAFKESNGAYKIVEEFSLPKDFQTISTFKEGNYLKVAIIQKI from the coding sequence ATGAAGAATAAAGTGAAATTACAGGTAAAGAAAAATTTTGAGAAAAGCTTTCAAGCAGGTTTTCCGTTAATTAGTAAAGACGCGATTGTGAATGAGAGTGCGTTACAAAAAGAGGGAACGCTAATTGAGCTTCAGGATCATAGAGGTCAGTTTCTTGGTAAAGGGTACTATGGTATTCAAAATAAGGGGAGAGGCTGGATTTTAAGCTTTGATCCAAACGAAGAAATTGATCAAGAATTATTCACGCGAAGAATTGAACAAGCACTTGCAAAGAGAACAAGCTTTTATGAGGATCCACATACGACTGCATTCCGCGTATTCAATGGTGAAGGAGACGGAATCGGTGGCTTTACTCTTGACCATTATGACGGCTACTATGTTGTAAGCTGGTATAGTGAGGGAATTTATCAGTTTAAGGACTATGTAATCAAAGCGTTAACTTCAAGTGTGGAAGTAAAAGGGTTGTATGAGAAAAAACGATTTGATACAAAAGGAATGTATATAGAAGATGATGATTTTGTTATAGGAGAGCGTGCGAGCTTTCCAATTATCGTCAAAGAAAACGGGATGAACTTTGCTACGTACTTAAATGACGGGGCAATGGTTGGGGTATTCCTTGATCAGAAGGATGTTAGGAAAACAATTCGTGACAACTATGCAAAAGACAAGCATGTATTAAATACGTTTTCCTATACAGGGGCTTTTTCTGTTGCGGCAGCACTTGGTGGCGCGAAGAAAACAACGAGCGTTGATCTTGCAAATCGTAGTAAGCCTAAAACGATCGAGCAATTCAGTGTAAATGGCATTGACTATGAGGCACAAGACATTATTGTAGAGGACGTGTTCAACTACTTTAAGTATGCAGTGAGGAAAAAGCTTAGCTTTGATATGGTGATTCTTGATCCACCTAGCTTTGCGAGGTCAAAAAAGCATACATTTAGTGCTGCAAAGGACTATCCAGAGCTTTTGAAGCAAGCCATAGCCATTACAAAAAAAGGTGGAACAATTGTCGCGTCTACCAATTGCAGCACCTTTGATATGAAGAAATTTAAGGGCTTCATAGATAAGGCTTTCAAAGAGTCAAACGGAGCCTACAAAATAGTAGAAGAATTCTCACTTCCTAAAGACTTCCAAACCATCAGTACCTTCAAAGAAGGCAACTACCTAAAAGTCGCAATCATCCAGAAAATATAG
- a CDS encoding YfhD family protein produces the protein MGRGHKHNHKARDKNSSSLPQTPKNLKRDGVDEEFSRELADQADLEAQARSNAANQRQSTNRKR, from the coding sequence ATGGGTAGAGGACACAAACACAACCATAAGGCACGCGATAAAAATTCATCTTCTTTACCGCAAACACCAAAGAACTTAAAACGTGATGGTGTTGACGAAGAATTTTCTCGTGAATTAGCAGACCAAGCTGATTTAGAAGCACAAGCAAGATCTAACGCTGCTAATCAACGTCAAAGTACAAACCGTAAACGATAA